From one Lycium barbarum isolate Lr01 chromosome 6, ASM1917538v2, whole genome shotgun sequence genomic stretch:
- the LOC132599893 gene encoding patatin-like protein 2: MKKAIMSSGGSFKLQPPTYGKLITILSIDGGGIRGIIAATVLEYLESQLQELDGDDARLADYFDIIAGTSTGGLVTAMLTAPNKEKRPLFAAKDIKPFYLEHGPKIFPQKKMVLFGSIMKTLKSLIGPKYNGKYLHQVIEEKLGETPLHETLTNVVIPTFDIKNLQPTIFSTFEAREKPLMDARLSDICISTSAAPTYLPAHYFRTQDEDGNFHVFNLVDGGVAANNPALVATSQVTKQIMTGNPDFFPIKPIDYGRFLVISIGTGSAKVEQKYNAKIASKWGILGWLHNGGSTPIVDVFTQASGDMVDFHISIAFQALHSEENYLRIQDDTLTGTDSSVDIATKENMDKLVEIGTTLLKKPVSRINLHTGLFEQCKNGGTNEETLKRFSKLLSEEKRLRDSKSPHTNKSSE; this comes from the exons ATGAAGAAGGCAATAATGTCATCAGGTGGTTCATTCAAGCTGCAGCCTCCAACTTATGGTAAACTAATAACAATTCTGAGCATCGATGGAGGTGGCATTAGGGGAATTATTGCTGCCACCGTTCTTGAGTACCTTGAATCTCAACTCCAG GAATTGGATGGTGATGATGCGAGACTTGCAGATTACTTCGACATAATTGCAGGAACAAGCACAGGCGGTCTTGTCACGGCCATGCTAACTGCTCCAAACAAAGAAAAACGTCCTTTATTTGCTGCTAAAGACATAAAGCCCTTCTATCTTGAGCATGGTCCTAAGATATTCCCACAGAaaaa GATGGTACTGTTTGGATCAATAATGAAGACATTGAAATCTCTAATAGGACCAAAGTATAATGGGAAATATCTTCACCAAGTCATAGAGGAGAAATTAGGGGAGACTCCGTTGCATGAGACATTAACTAATGTGGTTATTCCAACTTTTGATATCAAGAATTTACAGCCAACTATTTTCTCCACTTTTGAg GCTAGAGAAAAACCATTAATGGATGCTAGGCTTTCAGATATATGCATTAGTACATCCGCTGCACCAACATATCTTCCTGCACATTATTTCCGGACTCAAGATGAAGATGGCAACTTTCATGTGTTCAATCTTGTTGACGGTGGTGTTGCAGCTAACAATCCA GCTCTTGTTGCTACTAGCCAAGTGACCAAACAAATAATGACAGGAAATCCAGATTTTTTCCCAATCAAACCCATTGATTATGGAAGGTTTTTGGTGATTTCTATAGGCACTGGATCAGCAAAAGTGGAACAAAAATATAATGCTAAAATTGCATCCAAATGGGGTATCTTGGGATGGCTACATAATGGAGGTTCAACTCCAATTGTGGATGTTTTTACTCAAGCCAGTGGTGATATGGTTGATTTTCATATTTCTATTGCTTTCCAAGCTCTTCATTCTGAAGAAAATTACCTTCGTATTCAG GATGACACATTAACTGGAACAGACTCATCTGTTGACATAGCAACCAAAGAGAACATGGACAAATTGGTTGAAATAGGGACAACTTTATTGAAGAAACCAGTTTCAAGGATAAATCTACATACAGGTTTATTTGAGCAATGCAAAAATGGTGGCACAAATGAAGAAACTTTGAAAAG GTTTTCGAAGTTGCTTTCAGAAGAAAAAAGACTCAGGGATTCGAAGTCACCTCATACAAATAAATCCTCAGAGTAG
- the LOC132645095 gene encoding pentatricopeptide repeat-containing protein At3g24000, mitochondrial, giving the protein MSALRLYHTRTRHNCLNNKLSAFNTYFKFLTTISVQCSQQQPINRPFQCLQDHQEPEISGFHQKGFSNITQYIIGRAVHAVCLKEQPHLSIFHYNTLINMYSKFARIDAARHVFDRMPERNSASWNNMVSGFVKMGHYWNAVDLFVEMWGCGIQPNGYFIASLLTAFSKLENMVLEGFQIHGLVLKYGLLNDVFVGTSFLHFYGVYGLPCSAKSLFEEMPERNVVTWTSLMVAYSDNGYPEVVINLYQRMRHEEVFGNQNTLTAVISSCVALDDDFLGHQVLGQVVNSGYLDNVSVSNSLISMFGSFGCIEDASYIFEGMIERDTISWNSIISALAYNQLYEKAFSSFSGMRHDHDDVNSTTLSALLSVCGTIDCLNLGRGVHGLSLKLGWDSNICVCNTLLSMYLEASRDKDAEILFLAMPAKDVISWNSMMAGYVLAGEYFKVLEVLAELLQLRRTVNYVTFASALAACSDGQLLDEGKTVHALVIAHGLHDNLIVGNALVTMYGKCSMMREAKKVFQKMPDRELVTWNALIGGYADNKNTLEAVRTFKSMGEEEDSPNYITLINVLGSCSTETDLLKYGMPLHGYIILTGFETNEYIRNSLITMYADCGDVVSSNLIFNALIHKTSVTWNAMLAANSCRGLWEEALKLLLQMQREKLEFDQFSLSAALSAAANLASLEEGQQIHCLATKLGFDSNSFVGNATMDMYGKCGEMNGVLKILSEPNLRPRLSWNVLISVFARHGFFQKARDTFHDMVKQGSKPDHVTFVSLLSACSHGGLVDEGLRYFASMTSEFGVQAGIEHCVCIVDLLGRSGRFPEAIAFIKEMPVPPNDFVWRSLLAACRMHGNTELGKLAVENLLRSNPSDDSAYVLYSNICATSGRWQDVQNVRAEMESHKVKKQLACSWVKLKNQISTFGIGDLSHPESEQIYRKLIELRKKIQEAGYIADTSFALHDTDEEQKEHNLWMHSERLALAYALISTPEGSTLRIFKNLRVCGDCHSVFKSVSSIISREIILRDPYRFHHFSGGQCSCGDYW; this is encoded by the coding sequence ATGAGTGCTTTGAGGCTCTATCATACAAGAACCAGACACAATTGTCTTAACAACAAACTCTCTGCTTTCAACACTTACTTCAAATTCCTCACCACAATCTCAGTTCAATGCAGTCAACAACAGCCAATAAACCGCCCATTTCAATGCCTACAAGACCACCAAGAACCAGAAATATCTGGTTTTCATCAAAAGGGATTCTCCAATATCACCCAATACATTATTGGAAGGGCAGTTCATGCAGTTTGCTTAAAGGAACAACCCCATTTAAGCATTTTCCATTACAACACTTTGATCAACATGTACTCCAAATTTGCAAGAATTGATGCTGCCCGCCATGTGTTCGATAGAATGCCTGAGAGAAATTCTGCGTCTTGGAATAATATGGTGTCTGGGTTTGTTAAGATGGGTCATTACTGGAATGCTGTGGATCTTTTTGTTGAAATGTGGGGTTGTGGAATTCAACCAAATGGGTACTTTATAGCTAGTTTGTTGACTGCATTTAGTAAATTGGAAAATATGGTTTTAGAAGGATTTCAAATTCATGGATTGGTTTTGAAATATGGCTTGTTGAATGATGTTTTTGTGGGCACTTCTTTTCTCCATTTTTATGGTGTATATGGACTACCTTGTAGTGCTAAATCATTGTTTGAGGAAATGCCTGAAAGGAATGTTGTTACTTGGACTTCTTTGATGGTTGCATATTCGGATAATGGTTACCCGGAGGTGGTAATAAATTTATACCAAAGAATGAGGCATGAGGAGGTGTTTGGTAATCAAAACACACTTACTGCTGTTATTAGTTCTTGTGTGGCTCTTGATGATGATTTTTTGGGTCATCAAGTACTAGGGCAGGTTGTAAATTCTGGATACCTGGATAATGTTTCTGTATCAAATTCTCTTATTTCGATGTTTGGTAGTTTTGGTTGCATTGAGGATGCCTCTTATATCTTTGAGGGGATGATCGAGCGTGACACTATATCGTGGAATTCAATTATTTCTGCACTAGCATATAACCAATTATACGAGAAAGCGTTCAGCTCCTTTTCTGGAATGCGTCATGACCACGACGATGTCAATTCAACGACACTTTCTGCATTGTTGTCTGTTTGTGGAACTATTGACTGTCTAAACTTAGGAAGAGGTGTCCATGGTTTGTCTTTGAAATTGGGATGGGATTCTAATATTTGTGTCTGTAATACTCTTCTCTCCATGTATTTGGAGGCTTCAAGGGACAAAGATGCCGAAATTTTGTTCTTGGCAATGCCAGCAAAGGATGTGATTTCGTGGAACTCCATGATGGCTGGTTATGTTTTAGCAGGTGAGTACTTCAAGGTTTTGGAAGTGTTGGCTGAACTGCTTCAATTGCGAAGAACAGTTAATTATGTGACTTTTGCTAGTGCTTTGGCTGCGTGTTCGGATGGTCAATTGCTTGATGAAGGCAAAACTGTTCATGCTCTTGTAATTGCTCACGGGCTCCATGACAATTTAATAGTTGGCAATGCATTAGTCACCATGTATGGAAAGTGTAGTATGATGAGGGAGGCTAAAAAGGTATTTCAAAAAATGCCTGACAGGGAATTAGTCACTTGGAATGCATTGATTGGTGGCTATGCAGATAATAAGAACACACTTGAGGCAGTGAGAACTTTTAAGTCGATGGGAGAGGAAGAGGATTCTCCAAATTACATTACTTTGATCAATGTTCTTGGTTCTTGCTCAACTGAAACTGATCTGCTGAAGTATGGCATGCCGTTGCACGGTTACATAATTCTGACTGGTTTTGAGACAAACGAATACATCAGGAACTCTCTCATAACAATGTATGCCGACTGTGGTGATGTCGTTTCAAGTAATCTTATCTTTAATGCACTAATACATAAGACATCAGTGACCTGGAATGCTATGCTTGCCGCGAATTCTTGTCGTGGTCTCTGGGAGGAAGCATTGAAACTTCTTCTGCAGATGCAAAGGGAAAAGCTGGAGTTTGACCAATTCAGCCTCTCTGCTGCACTTTCAGCTGCAGCAAACTTGGCATCCTTGGAAGAGGGACAACAGATTCACTGTTTAGCTACTAAACTTGGGTTTGACTCAAATTCTTTTGTTGGAAATGCTACAATGGATATGTATGGGAAATGTGGTGAAATGAATGGTGTGCTGAAAATACTCTCCGAACCAAATCTGCGTCCGAGATTGTCTTGGAATGTATTAATATCTGTTTTTGCCAGACATGGATTTTTCCAGAAAGCTAGGGATACTTTTCACGATATGGTAAAGCAAGGTTCAAAGCCAGACCACGTCACCTTTGTCTCTCTTCTATCAGCCTGTAGTCACGGTGGTCTAGTAGATGAAGGTCTCAGATATTTTGCTTCTATGACTTCCGAATTTGGAGTCCAGGCTGGCATAGAGCACTGTGTTTGTATAGTAGACCTTCTTGGAAGATCTGGAAGGTTCCCTGAAGCCATAGCTTTTATTAAAGAAATGCCAGTGCCACCAAATGACTTTGTTTGGAGAAGCTTGTTGGCAGCATGTAGGATGCACGGAAATACAGAACTAGGAAAGCTAGCAGTTGAAAATCTTCTGAGATCTAACCCATCGGATGATTCGGCTTATGTTCTTTATTCAAATATCTGTGCAACTTCTGGGAGGTGGCAGGACGTTCAGAATGTGAGAGCTGAAATGGAATCACATAAAGTGAAAAAGCAGCTTGCTTGCAGTTGGGTCAAATTAAAGAACCAAATTAGCACCTTTGGGATCGGAGACTTGTCTCACCCGGAGTCAGAGCAAATATACAGGAAGTTGATAGAACTAAGAAAAAAGATTCAGGAGGCCGGTTATATTGCTGATACAAGCTTTGCATTGCATGACACTGATGAAGAACAGAAGGAGCACAATTTATGGATGCATAGTGAAAGACTTGCACTAGCATATGCTTTGATTAGTACTCCTGAAGGTTCAACTCTTCGAATATTTAAGAACCTTAGAGTCTGTGGTGATTGTCATTCGGTTTTCAAGTCCGTAAGCAGCATTATTAGTAGGGAAATCATATTGAGGGATCCTTACCGGTTTCACCATTTCAGTGGTGGCCAATGTTCTTGTGGTGATTACTGGTGA
- the LOC132644283 gene encoding uncharacterized protein LOC132644283 — MLLDDQAEKLEELLVLGEVHTGSGLNQELGLQRPGDTRWRSHFKTVRNFISLFSSIVHVLGVLANEGANYHEKAMAKSLVEDIRSYEFIYMLHLMLKILAITYDLNMALQRKDQDIVSAMKLVDFTKRKLQSMRESEWNSLVEDVSLFCEKNGIMIPEMNEKYGLGKSKRKSSSVIYSHHLRVEVFYAVIDLKLSELNNCFSEVNTDLLLGMASLSPENSFANYDKNRIMKLATYYPNEFGASKLDDLSFDLDNYIYYVREVDKAFSNLKGLGDLSMALVKSNMHKTWGLVYLLVKLSLILPVATATVERAFSSMKFIKNDLRSRISDDFLNDCLVCYIEDEVFESVPNDAIIDRFQKMTTRRVQL; from the coding sequence ATGCTTCTAGATGATCAAGCTGAAAAATTAGAGGAATTACTAGTGCTCGGTGAAGTTCATACGGGAAGTGGATTAAATCAAGAACTTGGACTTCAAAGGCCTGGTGATACCCGTTGGAGATCTCATTTTAAGACGGTACGTAACTTCATTTCCTTATTCTCATCAATTGTGCATGTACTTGGAGTTCTTGCAAATGAGGGTGCAAATTATCATGAGAAAGCAATGGCAAAAAGTCTAGTGGAAGACATTAGATCTTATGAGTTTATCTACATGTTGCATTTGATGTTGAAAATTTTGGCGATTACATATGATTTGAATATGGCTTTGCAACGAAAAGATCAAGATATTGTTAGTGCTATGAAGCTTGTTGATTTCACAAAAAGAAAATTGCAATCAATGAGGGAATCTGAATGGAATTCTTTGGTAGAAGACGTCTCCTTATTTTGTGAAAAGAATGGTATTATGATCCCTGAAATGAATGAGAAGTATGGTCTTGGAAAGTCGAAGCGTAAAAGCTCAAGTGTTATATATTCTCATCATTTGCGTGTGGAAGTTTTTTATGCTGTTATTGATTTGAAACTTTCAGAGCTTAACAATTGTTTTAGTGAAGTGAATACTGATCTACTTCTTGGCATGGCTAGTTTGAGTCCCGAGAATTCTTTTGCAAATTATGATAAAAACAGGATCATGAAGCTTGCTACTTATTATCCAAATGAGTTCGGTGCTTCCAAgcttgatgatcttagttttgaTCTTGACAATTATATTTACTATGTGAGAGAAGTGGACAAAgctttttcaaatttgaaaggaCTTGGAGATCTTTCGATGGCGTTAGTTAAATCAAATATGCACAAGACATGGGGACTTGTTTATTTGCTTGTGAAGTTAAGCTTGATATTACCTGTGGCTACTGCAACAGTGGAAAGAGCTTTTTCCTCAATGAAGTTTATTAAAAATGACTTGCGAAGTAGAATTAGTGATGACTTTTTGAatgattgtttagtttgttaTATAGAGGATGAAGTATTTGAAAGTGTACCTAATGATGCGATCATTGATCGTTTTCAAAAGATGACAACTCGTCGAGTGCAATTGTAA
- the LOC132644284 gene encoding uncharacterized protein LOC132644284, producing MIANFFKPQAPSNTIPSSPLPSSHLPSSSSPVNLFNASDNDKVLADLDLKSDPAERKQMYRKAEKHVGEVNSVHTRCFMMMLDLMSQEQSILTSFDKPFEKFKGDYRVRLNASVDVIRYLLKEGMPFRGHNECVTSTRRSHFLDLLKWYADKKEDVKNVVLEKAPKNNTTTFPDIQKDIVNSCAKETVNAIIEDLNGDYFGILVDESKDVSHKEQMALVLRYVNKEGKIIERFLGLVHVKDTSAKSLKEAIYSLLLDHSLSRSQIRGQGYDGASNMQGEINGLKTLILKDNSSAYCVHCFAHQLQLTLVAVAKKTS from the exons ATGATCGCGAATTTCTTCAAGCCTCAAGCTCCTTCAAATACTATTCCTAGCTCTCCTTTGCCAAGTTCTCATTTGCCAAGTTCTTCGTCGCCTGTCAATCTTTTCAATGCATCGGATAATGACAAAGTGTTGGCTGATTTGGATCTTAAATCAGATCCTGCTGAAAGAAAACAAAT GTATAGAAAAGCTGAAAAGCATGTGGGAGAAGTGAATAGTGTTCATACTCGATGTTTCATGATGATGCTAGATTTGATGAGTCAAGAACAATCTATTCTAACTTCATTTGACAAGCCTTTTGAGAAATTTAAAGGTGATTATCGGGTTCGCTTGAATGCTTCGGTTGATGTGATAAGGTATCTTTTAAAAGAAGGAATGCCTTTCCGGGGTCACAATGAGTGTGTAACTTCTACAAGAAGGAGTCATTTTCTAGATCTCTTAAAGTGGTATGCCGATAAGAAGGAAGATGTGAAAAATGTGGTACTAGAAAAAGCTCCAAAAAATAACACCACGACTTTTCCCGATATCCAAAAAGACATTGTGAATTCTTGTGCAAAAGAAACAGTGAATGCAATTATTGAAGACTTGAACGGAGATTACTTTGGGATATTGGTTGATGAGTCTAAGGATGTTTCTCATAAGGAACAAATGGCTCTTGTCTTGAGATATGTAAACAAGGAGGGTAAAATTATTGAGCGTTTTCTTGGTCTTGTTCATGTGAAAGATACATCTGCAAAGTCATTGAAAGAAGCGATCTATTCTTTGCTTTTAGACCATTCTTTGAGTCGATCTCAAATACGGGGACAAGGTTATGATGGAGCTAGTAACATGCAAGGAGAAATTAATGGTCTTAAAACTCTGATTCTGAAAGATAATTCTTCAGCATATTGCGTACATTGCTTTGCTCATCAATTGCAATTGACTCTTGTAGCCGTTGCAAAAAAAACATCATGA